The sequence CGCCTGATTGCACAGAACTTAGCTCAACTATTAAGTGCCTTAGATAAACAAGAAGCCCTGCCAAATACGGTGCTATATAACTTAAATCCGAACCATAATGCCATCTTAAGCTGTATGGCAGGTGCGTTCCAAGATAGTGATGGCTCCGCGGGTAAAATCCAATTTGGCGCAGCTTGGTGGTTTAACGATCACAAGGATGGCATGGAAGCGCAATTGACCACGCTGAAAAACTTGGGTGCGTTGGGCCGTTTCGTCGGCATGCTGACAGACTCACGTAATGTCTTTTCATTCAGTCGCCATGAGTATTTCCGCCGAGTGCTGTGCAACTTGCTAGCCAAATGGGTGGAAGAGGGTGAGATTCCGCACGATGAGACCCTACTCAAGCAAACCATTGAGAACATCTGCTACAAAAATGCAGAGCGCTATTTCAACTTCAATCAAATCGCCTAATTAGGGGAGTTAATCAAGATGTTACAGTTTACAGCCCAAGAAATGGCGGCGATTAAACAAAAAGCAAGCCGCTCAACCATTGAAGCACTGATAAAGAATAATGAAGTTGTCCTAAACAACGACGTGCTGGTTCCTGTTGATGGGCGAGCGACGTGGAACCTTTATTACTTCTGCCCAGAGCACGGCGTGCGTTTGACTTGGGATAGAAACAAACCAGAATCTCATTGCTGCCCGGTTGATGGTAAAGAGTTTACTGGAGAGCCGTATGACGGTGCTTGGTGGCGCTGGTTGAATGGTCTTAATGCAAAAGCGTGTTATGACCTTGGTCTGCTGTGGCACTTGACGGATGAACCTGTTTATCTCGAAAAAGTTCGTGAGATCCTGTTAGCTTACGCCACTTACTACCCTGATTATGAAGTGCATGGCGGCATTCCTTACAATGGCCCGGGTAAAGCCAATGCTCAGACGCTGTGTGAGGCCAATTGCCATATCGATCTCGCTCGTGGCTACGATTTCATCAAATCAGCACTCACACCAAAAGAGCAAGAAAAAATCGAGGTGCGTCTGTTGCGTGAAGGGGCAGATTTCCTAATTGAACATCGTACCGACCAGCTGCATAACCATGAAATGAAGATCAATGCGACTATCGGTGTGATCGGTTTGATTTTGGATGAGCAGCAGTATTTAGATTTTGCCCTAAACACAGATTACGGTATTCACTACCAACTTAACCATGGTGCAATCGGTGATGGCATGTGGTTTGAGGGTTCAATTCATTACCACTACTACGCACTGCAAGCGTTACAAAATTTCGAAAAAATGGCGTGTAACACGCCATACTCAGTGGCATCGAATCCTAATTATCTGAAGATGATGAAGTACCCGCTACAGCTGGTACTTAACACAGGAGATTTCCCACGCTTGAATGACTGCATTGCGGGACAAGAGAAGCTGACTCATGCACATCTGTTCGAGTTCGCCTACAAGCAGCATCCTTGTGATGAGTTTGCAAGCGCGCTAGCAAGCATTTATCAGAATATCAGTCGAGACAATATCGATGCGCTGCTTTATGGTGTCGATGAGTTGCCTCATGCACAGCCACTTAAATGCCAGTCAACCCATTGCCCAGAAGTGGGTATCACGATT comes from Vibrio astriarenae and encodes:
- a CDS encoding heparinase II/III domain-containing protein; this encodes MLQFTAQEMAAIKQKASRSTIEALIKNNEVVLNNDVLVPVDGRATWNLYYFCPEHGVRLTWDRNKPESHCCPVDGKEFTGEPYDGAWWRWLNGLNAKACYDLGLLWHLTDEPVYLEKVREILLAYATYYPDYEVHGGIPYNGPGKANAQTLCEANCHIDLARGYDFIKSALTPKEQEKIEVRLLREGADFLIEHRTDQLHNHEMKINATIGVIGLILDEQQYLDFALNTDYGIHYQLNHGAIGDGMWFEGSIHYHYYALQALQNFEKMACNTPYSVASNPNYLKMMKYPLQLVLNTGDFPRLNDCIAGQEKLTHAHLFEFAYKQHPCDEFASALASIYQNISRDNIDALLYGVDELPHAQPLKCQSTHCPEVGITIELDKARNNAMLLKHAPYGGEHDHYDRLGLILTRGGQEILPDLGTTGYGAELHYGYYKNTATHNTLVVNQQNQSPIDPTLLSYQQGDSFTLVDTLADWTQPEASVDSHTIVQWDSAAYKEVTFRRTMLWLGDLALELNVIGNPHQQQLDLTYHVRGKHKDHEWRVAIDNPLKGALARMKETHLVDAQRSFTQGYKIEGQADYHQHVITDGDVDVLTGYAPDNPATSDLAYTLIRSKQSELKTVVLHDLSELQSAELKAVSWDDCNVWFTIESHGEAQRWRYCFSTCEVTLL